In Balaenoptera musculus isolate JJ_BM4_2016_0621 chromosome 19, mBalMus1.pri.v3, whole genome shotgun sequence, one genomic interval encodes:
- the NLRP8 gene encoding NACHT, LRR and PYD domains-containing protein 8 has product MIIIQNDTCHPYFHGSTLRGKPDFGQTPAPQRSRTTAYNGKTRKPPKCRRTDESLKQVASLLSSNWSSLSLALRFLVLNGVMLYMVYLSKENLQRFKQLLVEESPRPGSLQISWDQLKTARWGEVVHLLIECFPGRLAWEVTHDIFAKMNQAELCLRVQMELNDILPNLEPEALNPRETQMNLEEDESDKLREYRLRLMNEYSTLWNRTAWPGNHTDFFYQDLHREETFLPCLLLPRKPQGRQPKTVVLQGVAGVGKTSLAKKVMLEWAENKFYAHKLWNAFYFHCQEMGQLDEQSFAELIACKLSGSRALASKIISKADQLLLLFDGFEELTSTLIDRPEDLSEDWSQKVPWSVLLTSLLSKRMLPGATLIIFLRFTSWKNLNPFLKCPSLITLTGFSVPERSRYFRTYFRNKSEADEALSFVMGNTILFSMCQVPVICWMVCSCLKQQMERGANLLHTFPNATAVFVHYLSSLFPTRVRNLFNKTHQEQLKGLCSLAAEGMWERRWVFNKRDLSLARLDETDVETFLSVNIFRRVVGNKDLYAFAHLTFQEFFAALLYVLCFPRRLRNFHVLDRFHVLRLIAHPGRKRNHLAQMALFLFGLLNDTCALAVEQVFRCKVSLGNKKKLLKVAAQRHECDPPTPHHGVPQLFNCLHEIREEVFVSQILNNCRKATLVISRSKDVQVSAFCLKFCGRLQELELTVTLIITKASSLYPDPLPASGPEGSDRCYLWWQDFCSVFRTHESLEVLAVTNSTMDPDSVKVLSTALKHPHCKLQKLIFRHVSPLVLNEDLIRVLVENQYLRYLEIQDTEVRCQVMEFLCNALKHPQCFLQCLRLEDCPFSPRNWADLARNLKNNVHLKTLMLKRSSLGRFEPCHHLPVAQLEKLSLENCDLTSPSCKSLISSLASNKNLTHLSLAKNALKDDGAKQLWNALQCSQYPLQRLVLRNCALTSECCRDMASALDKNKTLRSLDLGFNSLKDDGVILLCQALMNPDSGLQILELEKCLFTSVCCRAMASVLLNNQTLGYLDLSKNDIGFGGILLLREAVRKRKWGSEVSLEKKQSDGVDMMRRLEGPVVNNKILKIVQDWKDECCDKAEWTN; this is encoded by the exons GTCGCGTCTCTTCTCTCCTCCAACTGGTCCTCCTTGTCGCTGGCGCTGAGGTTCTTGGTCTTGA ACGGAGTCATGCTGTACATGGTCTACTTAAGCAAGGAGAATCTACAGAGGTTCAAGCAGCTTTTAGTGGAAGAGAGCCCCAGACCTGGCTCTCTCCAGATCAGCTGGGACCAGCTGAAGACAGCCCGGTGGGGGGAGGTGGTTCACCTCCTAATTGAGTGCTTCCCTGGACGCCTAGCTTGGGAGGTGACTCACGACATCTTCGCCAAGATGAACCAGGCAGAACTGTGTCTTCGGGTACAGATGGAGCTGAATG ACATTTTACCTAACTTGGAACCAGAGGCCTTGAACCCAAGagagacacaaatgaacttgGAGGAAGATGAGTCTG ATAAATTACGGGAGTACAGACTACGCTTGATGAATGAATATTCGACCCTATGGAACAGGACCGCTTGGCCTGGGAACCACACGGACTTCTTTTACCAAGACCTACACAGAGAAGAGACATTCTTACCCTGTCTACTTCTTCCCAGAAAACCTCAAGGAAGACAGCCCAAGACTGTGGTTCTTCAGGGGGTCGCCGGGGTTGGAAAAACAAGCCTGGCCAAAAAAGTGATGTTAGAATGGGCAGAAAACAAGTTCTACGCCCACAAGCTCTGGAACGCTTTCTACTTCCATTGCCAGGAGATGGGCCAGTTGGACGAGCAGAGCTTCGCTGAGCTCATTGCATGCAAGTTGTCCGGGTCTCGGGCTCTGGCGTCCAAGATCATATCCAAAGCAGACCAGCTTCTGCTCCTCTTTGATGGCTTCGAGGAACTAACCTCAACCCTCATAGATAGACCAGAGGACCTGAGTGAAGACTGGAGCCAGAAGGTGCCCTGGTCTGTCCTCCTGACCAGTTTGCTGAGCAAAAGAATGCTTCCCGGGGCCACGCTAATCATCTTCCTGAGGTTCACCTCTTGGAAGAACTTGAATCCCTTTCTGAAATGCCCGTCCCTGATAACCCTTACAGGGTTTAGTGTGCCTGAGAGATCCAGGTATTTCAGGACGTACTTCAGAAACAAGAGCGAAGCCGATGAAGCCTTGAGTTTTGTCATGGGAAACACGATTCTCTTCTCCATGTGCCAGGTGCCTGTCATCTGCTGGATGGTATGTTCTTGTCTGAAACAGCAGATGGAGAGAGGAGCAAATCTCCTGCACACATTTCCAAACGCCACAGCTGTATTCGTCCACTATCTTTCCAGCTTGTTTCCAACCAGGGTTAGAAATCTTTTCAATAAGACTCACCAAGAACAATTGAAAGGTCTGTGCTCCTTGGCCGCAGAGGGCATGTGGGAAAGGAGATGGGTGTTTAATAAGAGAGACCTCAGCCTGGCCAGACTGGATGAAACGGACGTCGAGACTTTTCTCAGCGTGAATATTTTTCGAAGGGTGGTGGGCAACAAAGACCTTTACGCCTTTGCCCACTTGACCTTTCAGGAATTTTTTGCCGCCTTGTTGTATGTTCTCTGCTTCCCACGAAGACTCAGAAATTTCCATGTGTTGGACCGGTTCCACGTCCTACGCCTGATAGCACATCCCGGAAGAAAGAGAAACCATCTCGCCCAGATGGCGCTTTTTTTATTTGGCCTTTTAAACGACACGTGCGCTCTAGCCGTGGAGCAGGTGTTCAGATGCAAGGTGTCCTTGGGCAACAAGAAGAAATTGCTGAAGGTCGCAGCCCAGCGCCATGAATGTGACCCACCAACCCCGCACCACGGGGTCCCACAGCTATTCAACTGTCTGCATGAAATCCGGGAGGAGGTATTTGTGAGTCAGATCCTAAACAACTGTCGTAAAGCTACTTTGGTCATCAGCAGAAGCAAAGACGTGCAAGTGTCTGCCTTTTGCCTTAAGTTCTGTGGACGTTTGCAGGAGTTAGAGCTGACTGTCACCCTGATCATCACCAAAGCGAGCAGCCTCTACCCGGatccccttcctgcctctgg ACCAGAGGGCAGTGATAGGTGTTATCTCTGGTGGCAAGACTTCTGCTCTGTGTTTAGGACACACGAGAGTTTGGAAGTCCTGGCTGTGACAAACAGTACTATGGATCCTGATTCAGTGAAGGTCCTTTCTACGGCACTGAAACATCCACACTGTAAACTCCAGAAACTGAT CTTTAGGCATGTGAGCCCCCTCGTGTTGAATGAAGACTTAATCAGAGTTTTGGTGGAAAACCAGTACCTGAGATACTTGGAAATACAAGACACGGAAGTGAGATGCCAGGTCATGGAGTTTCTGTGCAACGCCTTGAAACATCCCCAGTGTTTTCTACAGTGTCTGAG GTTGGAAGATTGCCCTTTCAGCCCGAGAAATTGGGCTGACCTTGCCAGGAATCTCAAGAACAACGTTCACCTGAAGACTCTAATGCTGAAACGCAGCTCCCTGGGGAGGTTTGAGCCATGTCACCACCTGCCAGTGGCCCAACTGGAGAAGCTGTC GTTGGAGAACTGTGACCTCACGTCACCTTCCTGCAAAAGTCTTATCTCTTCTCTCGCGAGTAACAAGAATCTGACCCATCTGAGCTTGGCAAAAAATGCCTTGAAGGATGACGGGGCGAAACAGCTTTGGAATGCCTTGCAATGCTCTCAGTATCCTCTGCAGAGGCTGGT GCTGAGAAATTGTGCCTTGACCTCTGAGTGCTGTCGGGATATGGCTTCTGctcttgataaaaataaaaccctgagAAGTCTGGACCTTGGTTTTAATAGCCTGAAGGACGACGGGGTTATCCTGCTCTGTCAGGCCCTGATGAACCCTGACTCTGGCCTACAGATTCTTGA GCTGGAAAAGTGCCTGTTCACCTCCGTCTGCTGCCGGGCCATGGCTTCCGTGCTCCTCAACAACCAAACTCTGGGATACCTGGACTTGAGCAAGAACGACATCGGGTTTGGGGGTATCCTCCTCCTGCGTGAGGCCGTCAGGAAGAGGAAGTGGGGATCTGAGGTCTCTCT GGAGAAGAAACAGAGCGATGGAGTGGATATGATGCGAAGACTGGAGGGCCCAGTGGTGAACAACAAAATCCTGAAGATAGTTCAGGACTGGAAAGATGAGTGCTGTGATAAGGCAGAGTGGACGAATTGA